A stretch of the Photobacterium sp. CCB-ST2H9 genome encodes the following:
- a CDS encoding type VI secretion system Vgr family protein: protein MTSSELLSKSRPLTVKLADNKNYVVTHFTGEEAISEGCRFSLSIASSAEIKESNLGKNVSVSLEQSLETRCFSGLCTSVEFTGFSQEKQLYFYQIEAADPMSLLAYRRNRQIFQNMTTRQILDTLLGDADFKNYFSYAVSGSGKQHEYCVQLDETDQQFIRRLLASEGWHFHIRHESGKPSVVIADSNQRFESMPEPTLYYQDGSQASHRALSHWSHATHMGSTKVSLADHTQALAEVFESGERKSAFDSAPAGLEQAWFGLGQDNKNEARDAAKRQMEALDAAKSVSKASSSIAAVACGYKFRLNKHPLSAMNQEYIVTRLTHHISTEESGSVPVYRNQFSCIPASSVYRPLVQEKPKVHSVHTASVTGPSGEEIYRDKAGRIKVQFHWDRNGKSDENSSCWLPVSQGLASKGFGAQFTPRVGDEVLVQYIDGDPDRPVVTGSLYNTKNAAPYSAATQSGMKTRSTPKGNSKQGNELRFDDQKDKEHIFLHAEKDLQVEANNDHLTTIKGTKNTQVEKTVTLSAKDAILVEGDKTITTKSKEDWTGDSGKDLNLKAGASMDLSAKSSVTIDGSTISLSGKSKIELKVGASKIEISASGIKIDAPQVAITGKAKAEMKAAMVTVEGQGKADVKAAIVTVNGSAMTQVKAGAMVQIQGAIAKVN, encoded by the coding sequence ATGACCAGCAGTGAATTGCTCTCAAAAAGTCGTCCGCTGACCGTAAAACTCGCGGACAATAAAAATTATGTTGTCACCCATTTCACGGGTGAAGAAGCAATTTCTGAAGGTTGCCGATTTTCCTTGTCTATTGCTTCAAGCGCAGAGATCAAAGAGAGTAACCTCGGTAAAAACGTCTCCGTCTCTCTGGAGCAGTCTTTAGAAACCCGCTGCTTCTCCGGGCTGTGCACTTCGGTCGAATTCACCGGGTTCAGTCAGGAAAAACAGCTTTACTTCTATCAGATCGAAGCGGCTGATCCGATGTCCTTGCTGGCTTACCGCCGGAACCGTCAGATTTTTCAGAACATGACCACCCGGCAAATTCTGGATACCCTGCTCGGCGACGCTGACTTTAAAAACTATTTTTCCTATGCCGTCTCAGGCAGCGGAAAACAGCATGAATACTGCGTCCAGCTAGACGAAACCGATCAGCAATTTATCCGCCGCCTGCTCGCCAGCGAAGGGTGGCATTTTCATATCCGTCATGAGTCCGGCAAACCTTCCGTCGTGATTGCAGATTCGAACCAGCGTTTTGAGTCCATGCCAGAACCGACGCTGTATTATCAGGACGGCAGTCAGGCATCGCACCGCGCACTCAGTCACTGGAGCCACGCCACACACATGGGCAGCACCAAAGTTTCTCTGGCTGATCACACCCAGGCACTGGCCGAGGTCTTTGAAAGCGGGGAACGGAAAAGTGCGTTTGACAGCGCACCGGCTGGTCTTGAGCAAGCCTGGTTCGGTTTGGGTCAGGACAATAAGAACGAAGCCCGCGATGCGGCCAAACGCCAGATGGAGGCTCTGGACGCAGCAAAGTCAGTCTCCAAAGCCAGTTCCAGTATTGCGGCCGTCGCCTGCGGATATAAGTTCCGCCTGAATAAACACCCGCTCAGTGCGATGAATCAGGAATACATCGTCACGCGCCTCACCCATCATATCTCAACGGAAGAATCGGGGTCTGTGCCGGTCTATCGCAATCAGTTCAGCTGTATTCCGGCGTCTTCGGTGTACCGCCCGCTGGTTCAGGAAAAACCGAAAGTCCACAGCGTGCACACGGCGTCGGTGACCGGGCCCAGCGGCGAGGAAATTTACCGCGACAAAGCCGGACGCATCAAAGTCCAGTTCCACTGGGACAGAAACGGGAAAAGTGATGAGAACAGTTCATGCTGGTTGCCGGTGTCGCAAGGTCTGGCCAGCAAAGGCTTTGGCGCCCAGTTTACACCCCGCGTCGGAGATGAAGTCCTGGTGCAGTACATTGACGGCGATCCGGACCGTCCGGTCGTCACCGGCTCTCTCTACAACACGAAAAACGCCGCGCCGTACAGCGCAGCCACCCAAAGTGGCATGAAAACCCGCTCGACCCCCAAAGGGAACAGTAAACAGGGCAATGAACTGCGCTTTGACGATCAGAAAGACAAAGAGCACATCTTCCTGCATGCGGAAAAAGACCTGCAGGTTGAGGCCAACAACGATCATCTGACGACCATCAAAGGCACGAAAAACACACAGGTTGAGAAGACGGTTACGCTGAGTGCCAAAGATGCGATTCTGGTTGAAGGCGACAAAACCATCACCACCAAAAGCAAGGAAGACTGGACGGGCGACAGCGGAAAAGATCTCAACCTGAAGGCGGGCGCCAGTATGGACCTGTCCGCCAAATCATCAGTCACCATTGACGGCAGCACCATCTCGCTCAGCGGAAAAAGCAAGATTGAACTGAAAGTCGGCGCCAGCAAAATTGAAATCAGCGCCAGCGGCATCAAGATCGATGCGCCGCAGGTCGCGATCACCGGCAAAGCAAAAGCCGAAATGAAAGCGGCCATGGTCACGGTCGAAGGACAGGGAAAAGCCGATGTCAAAGCCGCAATTGTGACCGTAAACGGCAGCGCCATGACCCAGGTGAAAGCCGGCGCCATGGTGCAGATTCAGGGCGCGATAGCCAAGGTAAACTAA
- a CDS encoding Twin-arginine translocation pathway signal, translated as MTLRKIPYQNASDIIGLYSPSDPFSQLAAEGHAPGDLIEAAMTQEMFADAVTFLAHALPVRECIWWAACCAATRSDWNEHEANAVRAAKAWVHTPDETSRRYAEQMAELAGLESGAGWAAQSAFWSGGSMTSPKDPVVPPPPYLYAQAVAGCINLSAVLPDGEDAKQRYRDFIDMGLNIAAGGNGEN; from the coding sequence ATGACTTTACGCAAAATTCCATACCAAAATGCCAGCGACATCATCGGGTTGTACTCACCCAGTGATCCGTTCAGCCAACTGGCGGCAGAAGGCCATGCTCCCGGGGACCTGATTGAAGCGGCCATGACGCAGGAAATGTTTGCTGATGCTGTCACATTTCTCGCTCACGCCCTGCCTGTGCGCGAGTGCATCTGGTGGGCCGCCTGCTGCGCCGCGACGCGCAGTGACTGGAATGAACACGAAGCCAATGCAGTGCGCGCCGCAAAAGCCTGGGTTCATACCCCGGACGAAACCAGCCGTCGTTACGCGGAACAGATGGCCGAACTGGCCGGACTCGAATCAGGCGCCGGATGGGCGGCTCAGTCGGCTTTCTGGAGCGGTGGCAGCATGACCAGCCCCAAAGATCCGGTCGTACCGCCGCCACCCTACCTGTACGCACAGGCCGTGGCAGGCTGCATCAACTTAAGCGCCGTCCTGCCGGATGGTGAAGATGCCAAACAACGATACCGTGATTTTATCGACATGGGTCTGAATATTGCCGCTGGCGGCAACGGCGAGAATTAG
- a CDS encoding MBL fold metallo-hydrolase has translation MIIHVLADNQKIANRTDLKAEKGLSYHVSTGACAILFDVGGGQTFLQNARQLDLDIARVDVAVLSHRHHDHGNGLPVFLRENQHARVCLRACPTESYFFKYPIFKYTALQFEVGLDVTPLEDFKDRLWLIRQTTEICPNVFCVVNISEKYPRPAGNRYLFAGEKHSLRPDPFEHELFMIIQEPDGLVIFTGCAHSGVLNMIETAVEMFPGVRIKAVVGGFHLMGLPLFNTLGGSEADIRKIGEQLSAYPIDRLYTGHCTGMKAFRIMKQVLGDRIEHIPTGSCLRI, from the coding sequence ATGATCATTCATGTCCTGGCTGATAATCAAAAGATTGCCAACAGAACAGATTTGAAGGCGGAGAAAGGTCTGTCTTATCACGTCAGCACCGGGGCGTGTGCCATCCTTTTTGATGTCGGCGGCGGACAGACTTTCTTGCAGAATGCCCGGCAGCTGGATTTAGATATTGCACGTGTCGATGTCGCTGTTCTGTCTCACCGGCACCATGATCATGGCAACGGCTTACCTGTTTTTCTGCGCGAGAATCAGCACGCCAGGGTTTGCTTACGTGCGTGTCCGACCGAGTCTTACTTTTTTAAATACCCGATATTCAAATACACTGCACTTCAGTTTGAGGTCGGCCTGGATGTCACGCCGCTGGAAGATTTTAAAGACAGGCTCTGGCTGATTCGTCAGACCACGGAGATCTGTCCCAATGTGTTCTGTGTCGTGAACATCAGTGAAAAGTATCCGCGGCCTGCCGGCAACCGGTACTTGTTCGCAGGGGAAAAACATAGTCTGAGGCCCGATCCTTTTGAGCATGAACTCTTTATGATCATACAGGAGCCGGACGGGCTAGTGATTTTCACCGGCTGTGCTCATTCCGGCGTGTTAAATATGATTGAGACGGCGGTGGAGATGTTTCCGGGTGTCCGGATCAAAGCCGTTGTCGGCGGGTTTCATCTGATGGGATTGCCGCTTTTCAATACTTTGGGTGGCAGTGAGGCCGATATCCGGAAAATCGGGGAGCAACTCAGCGCTTACCCCATTGATCGCCTCTACACCGGCCATTGCACCGGCATGAAAGCATTTCGGATCATGAAACAGGTGCTCGGCGATCGCATCGAGCATATCCCGACCGGCAGTTGTCTCCGCATTTGA
- a CDS encoding PAAR domain-containing protein, translated as MLPAARATDMHMCPMQTPAPVPIPHVGGPLLPLPTTVLIGNLPAATLGQMCVCVGPPDSVIKGSATVLINNKPAARMGDQTSHGGAIVMGMPTVLIGG; from the coding sequence ATGTTACCTGCAGCCCGTGCTACCGATATGCACATGTGTCCCATGCAAACCCCGGCGCCGGTCCCTATTCCGCACGTCGGCGGTCCGCTGCTGCCGTTGCCGACTACGGTCCTGATTGGCAACCTGCCCGCCGCCACTCTGGGGCAAATGTGCGTTTGTGTCGGCCCGCCGGACAGTGTGATCAAAGGCAGTGCCACCGTGCTGATCAACAATAAGCCGGCCGCCCGGATGGGCGACCAGACCTCACACGGCGGGGCCATCGTGATGGGGATGCCGACCGTGCTGATTGGTGGCTAA
- a CDS encoding ImpA family type VI secretion system protein: MPFSKQQIEQLSAPISSESICGSYLKLDKSAFRPLRNEFNVAQTALRQLSQNPSEDEVEALQKACLASWETLSASLLNQFQTTTRDIELIAWFIAAQVLLDASLDSAANALAWLADLAEQHWDHLNPVLPQEKLKSQAADQQQREQAEAKVKAFFQLIGDSEESSILYAPLLQLTLAGSISFYDYQSAERKGELSQLKAQVAGVVAQQRADIQQRMENTVRCCEQVERLSAAVQKHTQSAGVAAANFGFVKALFTRFEQALHQLTGMKPFHKAEPVAALTAASSAVTTSQAENMAVTNAVHDSTPSQAAQSSAVSGAPLNLSAGNLAQVASANNMNRDLAFHQLREISDYFRQSEPHSPVSFLLEKAIRWGYLPLPELLQEMMAEQSGDTLSKIFHAAGLNHLDQVRLPDVELPKAGIENISVPEKTPPVTESMSIEKHVSQTSAADTQPQQKSESHEQPGSTALRW; this comes from the coding sequence ATGCCGTTTTCAAAACAACAGATTGAACAGCTTTCGGCCCCGATCTCATCAGAATCCATTTGCGGAAGCTACCTGAAGCTGGATAAAAGCGCTTTTCGTCCGCTGAGAAATGAATTCAATGTGGCACAGACTGCATTGCGTCAGCTGAGCCAGAATCCAAGCGAAGATGAAGTGGAAGCGCTGCAAAAGGCGTGTCTGGCCAGCTGGGAGACCCTGTCTGCGAGCCTGCTGAATCAATTTCAGACCACGACTCGTGATATTGAGCTGATCGCCTGGTTCATTGCTGCTCAGGTATTGCTGGATGCTTCGCTGGACAGTGCGGCGAACGCGCTGGCATGGCTGGCGGATCTGGCTGAGCAGCACTGGGATCACCTGAACCCCGTCCTGCCTCAGGAAAAACTGAAATCCCAAGCGGCGGACCAACAGCAGCGTGAGCAGGCTGAAGCCAAAGTGAAAGCCTTTTTTCAGCTGATTGGCGACAGTGAAGAAAGCTCGATTCTGTATGCGCCACTGTTGCAACTGACGCTGGCCGGCAGCATTTCGTTTTACGATTACCAGAGTGCGGAACGCAAAGGCGAACTGAGCCAGCTCAAAGCACAGGTTGCCGGTGTGGTGGCGCAGCAACGGGCGGACATTCAGCAACGCATGGAGAACACCGTTCGTTGTTGTGAGCAGGTAGAGCGCTTAAGCGCTGCCGTACAAAAGCACACGCAAAGCGCCGGTGTAGCCGCGGCCAATTTTGGCTTCGTCAAAGCCCTGTTTACCCGGTTCGAGCAGGCCCTGCATCAGCTGACCGGGATGAAACCGTTCCATAAAGCCGAGCCGGTTGCGGCGTTGACTGCAGCGTCAAGCGCGGTAACAACTTCCCAGGCGGAAAACATGGCCGTGACAAACGCTGTGCATGATTCCACGCCATCTCAGGCCGCACAGTCTTCTGCCGTGTCTGGCGCGCCGCTGAATCTGAGTGCCGGTAATCTTGCGCAGGTCGCATCGGCAAACAATATGAACCGCGATTTGGCGTTTCACCAGCTGCGTGAAATTTCAGACTATTTCCGCCAGAGCGAGCCGCACAGCCCGGTGTCATTTTTGCTGGAAAAAGCCATCCGCTGGGGCTATCTGCCGTTGCCGGAATTGCTGCAGGAAATGATGGCCGAGCAGAGCGGAGACACCTTAAGCAAAATTTTTCATGCCGCCGGACTGAATCATCTTGATCAGGTACGGCTGCCCGATGTTGAACTGCCGAAGGCAGGCATTGAAAACATTTCGGTACCCGAAAAGACTCCTCCCGTGACTGAGTCAATGAGTATTGAAAAGCATGTATCACAGACTTCCGCTGCTGATACCCAACCTCAACAAAAAAGTGAAAGTCACGAACAACCGGGCTCAACTGCCCTGCGTTGGTAA